The stretch of DNA CAGTTGGTAGCTCTGCAGATGCCTTCATCCCTGAGCATCAGGCTCAGATCCTGGAGACAAGGGAGGAGGATTACAGGGACCCAGACATCCAGTCCACTCAGACTTATGCTCTCTGCTCAGCTACCACACCTGTGTATGccgaacttaaaaaaaaaaaaaaaaaacccacaacaacaCATTGATTTAAAATCACCAtgatcatttacattttatttgtaccTCATTTGCAGATTGTTAAATTCCAaccttcctgccccctcctttAACTCCAGGCTGCTTCTCTTCCATTTCCCTCAAATTTCTCAGTTGGAGGGGGGGAAGGGgatgcatatgtatataaaattagtTGGTCTTTGTCAGGGTAAAGTCAGCCTTCTCAGCAGGCCTGTCTTGTGTCCTCAGAGGAAGTCTTTATTCAAGGCTAGGGCAACAGCAGGAATCCTCATAAGACCAAACCTTGACAGCAGGGAAGGCTGGATCTTGTCACAGGGCAGAAttgatttgggggaggggtgggggtagggtatAAGGAGAGCAGTATGATAGGCAGAGGTGGGAAAAGGCCAGTCCATGAATGCAGGAACTGGACCAGATGTTGGAGCCCAATCTCTGTTCTTGTGGGCTCTCTCCAGGTACTCAGAGGTGGGATGGTGCCCCTCCACCCACTACCACTGTTTCCCCAGTGATGTAGCTGGCATCTTCGGAGCACAGGAAAGACACAATGCCTGCACAGTCCTCTGGCTTGCCTAGCCTAGGGTATAGGGAAAACAAGGAAGGGAGTAAAGATTAAAGAGGCCAGGCCCACTACCTGGCCCACAGGGAGTGAAGTTTGCTTAATCAGAAAGTATCAGATGATTTTTCGGGACCAGTGTAAAAGTCCATCAAATAGGGGTATCATGATGATAAGCTGTTATAATTTAGTATAAGCATAAACATCATACTCTGCAAAAGCCACTATAAATGATATTCAAATAATATAGAGATACTTAGTTCTTTAGAGCAGGGGCCCCCAACCCCCAGTACTGGTCTGCAGCCTGCTGAGAACCAGGCCAGAGAGCAGAACTTGCCCGAGTTACACCTtcataccccacccccaccctgtctttCATAAGAGAAACTGGTActagtgccaaaaaggttggggactgctgctttaGAGAACTCAGGACACCAAAATCCAAAGTTACACAGATATACTGGTGAGTAGCTATTTCATACTTCAAAGAATTTGTTTCACATGTGTGCATGCTAGTCAAGCGTCAGGGAGTCTGTGACAGTAAGTGGTTTGTTTAAAATGATTCCATTTGCACAGCTTCAATTCACAGACAGCTTTTTCAGGAATCTATTTTTGTCCCTTAGAGTCAGGTTCGTTTTGTGAGAATGTGCTAATTCTCAGTGTTTGTATCAGTGATTGCATAGCTGGGAACACTTGAACATAACTGCCATAAAATGCTCTGGAGGTGGGGCTGAGTGGGTATCTCAGACCCAGAAGGCTTGGATTAGTGCTTCTTCATCCTGGTTGCACACTGTAATCATCAGGAAGGCTCAACACCCTGCCTCACCAAAGATGGGCCTCTGAGGTGGCAACACCCTGACTAATTAGTGAGTTGTGAGCTAGGCCTGCAGCTCACGCTTGTCAGAATGGCTTTGGGAGCATTGGAGGGGCCTCCTTCTTTAAGCAGGCTTTGTTTGCACAAGTAGTCCCTGAAGGACAAATGGGGAAGTTAAAGCCAAGAGAGTTCCCAGAAGCCAGAAGTTGGAGAGCGGTAGGGAACTTAGAGGAAAGGGAGACAGATGAAGGTACCTGACCAGTTCATCCAGCCCCTTGGGTAAGGGGCTGGCTTTCTTAGGTAAAGGGAGTCCTGGGACTCAGTAAAAgatcttcattccttttatttggATTGCAGGGTCATCAACCCGAGCTTTGAAAACATGACTCTTTATTCAAAGAGAactaaaaaaacatgttttggtTTTGGTCCCTGGAAGCTCGGGGTGTCTAGAGGTGTAGGCAAACAGCCAGCTGGGGAGAGGAGTCAGGGCTTCTCCCAGAGCTCTTCTCTGCTGAAACCTGGGCACCTCCTCGCACACACCCCACTCTACCGAGGCAGTGTTCACGAGCTTGCGAAGTGTGTGCTTGAGGCAGAGGAGAGCATGCCCCTGCTGTACACGGGACCAAGAGACACAAGATGTGTGCCGGGAGAGGGACCAGACCTTTCCATCTGCACCCCTCTTCACTCTGTGACAGTCTTACCTTCGTATCCGCAGGGCTTCTTTTATCGCATCCTCTCTCGCCTTGTCCATCCACAACTGCAGGAAAAGGGACTTTCTTTAcgtgaaagaagaaggaagggagggacagggaggggagaaaCTGTCCGCTCTCACGCCACTTGAGAGGAAGGGTGGAGAGACGCGCTCTTTCACCTCCTAGTCCTTCCCAGCCCCCAGTCTTTTCCCACGgccttctcctctttcattcttttcagaTTCTAGTGAGGCATTTCCCTGAGTCTTCCCAGTTTCCACCCACTTACGCAGATACGCAGAGTCTGAATTTCTcagtctccactgcactcctcAAGAAAGGAGCAGGtcgccctggctgggtagctcagttggttagagcactgtcccgaTATACCAAGGTTcagggtttgatcccctgtcagggcacctacaagaagcaactagtgaaggcataaataagcggaacaaatcgatgtttctctctgtaaaatcaatctATCAATAAAAAGAAGGGAGCGGGTCTGGTCTGGACAGGTGGCTGGCCTGGAGGGGGACTAGAGAAAAgcctggggaggtgggcaggagtGGTTGGGAGCTCAGGACCCAGGCACCAGGGTTCCCCAGCAGGATGCAGGACTTCCCCTCCTCACCACTTTGCTGAAGTTAGTCTTGATGAGTCCGGGTGCCAGAGCGTTTACCCTAATGTTCCTCTGGGCCAGCTCTATGGCCAGGTTCTTGGTCAGGCCCAGCAAGGCTGTTTTACTAACATTGTaagggcccagggcctggggaaggaagaaaatgggtTAGTTTCTTTGTTTCTGGTTCTTTCTTGGTTCTGATGGAAAGACGTAAAGGGCAGTGGATAACAGGGCATCTTCTGTAAGGAAGGGTTCCCGGTAGAAAACTGTCTTGTGGCTGAACCTCCCCTAGGTTGGGGTTCATGGGGGCAAGGCATCTGTTTATGGAAAGGGGTTTGGAGGTGTGATTCCAAAAGGGACACAAACTTCCTAGTATGACAGGAAGGGTGGAAAGGTGCAGgatgggggaaaggaaggaagtagCAAAGAATGGGTTCTTACAGGAAATGGGCTGTAGGCTGCTATGGAGGCCACAATCACTATTGAGCCACttctagaaaaggaagaaaatgtcctATTTCCCCGAAGAGATACCCCCGCCCTCAGGCCACATGCGGCCCGTGGCACCCAGGCTCCCTCTCATTCTCTGTACCCTCGTTTCTCCATCTCTGGCACCACTGCCTTTGTCATCAGGGCTGTGGCCTTCACATTAATGTCCAGAATctgaaacagagagaggaaggggaaatggcATGAGGGGAGAGCTCTAGAGAGGGCAGAAGGGTGAGGAGTCATAATAGGGTCCCTAAGATCTGCTTGTTAGGGCTGGCGGGGATCTTAGAAATGACTTCCTGGACCTTGTCAGTGAAGAAGCCAAGCTCAGGGAGAAGTGCCTTTCACCAGCTTGTTCAGCTCGAGAACAAAAGATCAGGTTTGGGTGAGGAAGAATGGAGCCTGCTTTACCTAGTTTCCTAGCAGCCATGCACTTGAATGATTTGGCCTAGAACGGACCTGAACTCTCAGGGCTACTTTGGATTTCAGCTGGATTTTCTGTGTCTCCTCTGACTTGAGAGTGTGGGATTAGGTTGGTCTCTTAGGATCTGCCAGGGTGCCGGGCCATGCTTCTCTGGAAAGATGTGGCCTGACCTCTGACACATGGAGCGTTccagccccgccctcccgccccTGAGTTCAGGGAGTGAGATGCTCTGGGCCCTGCAGGACGGACTGCTGGGCGGAAATTTGTTGGAAAGTGGGATCACGAGGAGGCATTCTCAGGGAAGCTGGGGCACAGGCTGGAACCAAAGCCCCACATCCATAATGGAAAACAAGCGCATGACTCTGTTCACACTGCTCTAGGTGCCGCTGGGTAGTCGCTCCCCGTGCCAAACTTCTTACTTTGAAAAACTTCActtttacagaaaagttgaaatagAAGTACAATGAATATCCTTCCCTAGATTCCGCAACTGTCCCCATCTGCCCCACGTGCCCCGTCCTGTGCGTCTACAGCTTCCTGTCCCCGAGGCGCTGGAGGCTGAGTGGCAGGCGTCACAAGGCTCTGACCCTAAATACTCACGGATGTTCGTTCCCTTGCAGGCCACAGTCCATGGTGACCACCGGGAAACCTACCGCCAAGAATGACGGTTTTTACCGAAGGTGCTGTCCATGATAAAGTTTCCCCAACTGTCCCCCAAGTGCCCTTATGTTAAAAATCCAAGGTTCAATCAAGAATCAACACCGGCATTTAGATTTGAGGTactgtgatattttttaaaaatgcaaactaaacagaaaaattacttggtttaaaattgttttcctgtGGGCTCCATTCAGACCACTCATGAAAGATGACATTTCTCTGCTTTAAAGAATATCAATGAGGAACTAACTCACTATGGAGCATTTGGCACTttggtctgtgtctgtgaaacACTGATAAAACGCAACATTTTAGGGTTCTGAACTTCAAAGTCAAGATATTATTGATGACatcagaagaaaaagcaaaaccatgggCAATCCCCAAAACACCTAACATTTCCAAATCATGAGGGAATATTAACCTtaataaacaaagacaaataatttaattaatgctttataataaaaaaaataggtgtgTGAAACATATTATAAACAGGTCATTTCACCAGAACTGGTATTTCACTTAACTAGCAGCAATTAAAGTTTTCCAGCTAATGAGAAGTACTATTTTTTGGCAGCTGAAAAAAAGGATGGGTGGTGTGCAAATTTAAGTGTATTAGCTGTCGGTGGATGAGCTGCCACGTCTGCTGGAAATTAACCAGGAAGAAGAGCCCGGGTGAGCCTGGATAAGGGCGGAGCGGCGGCGAGGGTATAGGGAAGGAGGCAGTCAGCAAGGAGCAGATGGAAGCAGACAGAACTGGGAGAAGCAGCAATGAACGAgatgggcagggagagaggaagccacCCCCCTAGCAGGCCTTCACCAGGTGCACTCCAGGTGCACGGTGAATTGCAAGGATCCTTCACATTTACAGTGCACTTGACAAACGCATTCTAAAAGCAGGCTGAGTTTTTGCTGTTTCCCCAGGCCCCCTGCTGCATTAATCCCCTCTTACCTTGTCCCACACCTCCTCAGGGACATCCATTAGGTTTCCAAAGAAAGGGTTGACAGCGGCATTGGAGACCAGGATGTCGATGCCTCCGTGAAGCTTCACAGCCTGGAGAGAGGGAGCTGGGTCTGAGTCGGGGCATCGGGTCGGTGGGGGAGGTGCATTTATCGATGTTGATAAAGAATTCCTTGTTAGGAACAAAATGCTGGCAAAATGACATCTCTGtttcttgaaacatttttctCCAAAGCTGCCCTAACCTTGGCTGCTGAACACTTAAGCTTGTCTaatctggggcggggggggggcatctTTTCTTCTAGGCCCCACTTCTTTTAAGGCTGTCGCTGACCCTTTACTCTTTACACTTTCTCTTTGGGGAGCTCCTCTATTTTCACAGCCTTGCTGTCACCTCAAAATCTAATTCTAGGCCTTTCCTCTTTTCACACCCATTTCTCCAAGTGCTTACTGTTACCATTATCTTAAACTCAACCAGTCCACACCTGCTACAATAGAGAAACTGGTTTAAATAGACTACAGAAAGTTACCAtaggcagcagggggtggggtggggtgggggctcttAGGTCATCTAGCCCCATGTCCTCATGGTGAAGGTGATGACACTGAGGTCCAGGGAAGTTAATTTCTCAAGGTCTTATAGCTCAGTAATGACATGTTAGGGCCAGCCAAGAATAGGAGGCCTTTGGTCTTTGGGAGAGGCAAAGGGATTTGCTCAGGGTACAAAACTAGCTGGTGGTGGCAGACCTGAAATCAGTCTGATGGGGAGCACAGCCTGGACATAAAGCAGTTCCACACTTGGCTATAATGCCACCCCCCATCCCACCTTTCTTTTGGCTTGGAGGCATAGAAAATTCAAGGCAGAGCTGAGACTGAAACTGGGAAAACCAAGAAAGGAAACACCTCATCTCCTTAATAAGTTGTAAGGAGGTGGTGGCAGTCATGTGCAGATTAATGAGTGGCCAGAGAGTCTGCCAACAATATACTACCCTGAAACCAGAGTTCGCATTTGCCCAGCACTGGCAATCTTGACGCCTGGGGCAAGCAGCAGTAAATGGGCCCTCGGTCAGCTTTGTGCTTCACGATTTGGCTCAGGGAGGCATGTTATTAACAATGTGTACCATCTGCTAGCTCCCATTTTAACTAATTATTCTTGCTAACTAGGTGCAAAGCTCAGATGTTTCTATATTGCTGAAGGAACACCTGAGCTGTCAACAAGTAAATTTTGCAAAAATTTGAAAtcacataatcttttaaaatcagtatCAATATTTTCTTGGGCTCTTTGAATCTTGGTGTCCTGGAACAAAGCCCCAGTCACTTGGCTCTGCTGAAGTTTGGCCTTGTGGCTAGGAAATTGCAGAATCTGTTAGAAAGTGATGAGTGCCCTGCACATGTCCGTTTGAGCGTGGGGAGAAAGTGGGGATTGCACCAAATCACCTGGAACACTTTTTCATTTCTGCTGTGCATCTCGGCCTCCTCTCCTTCCACGCTGACcagcacagagaggggaggaggctgggttTTGAGGGAACAGAGATGAAGAACCACAGAAGATGAATGAGAAAGGTTCTCTGACTATCCAGCTGGTGCCTTCTAAGCCTTTCTCTAAATTGTGCCATCACTACACAAAAGTGGTTAAGCGCTGTTTGCTCTGTGTTCTGAtaggtccattttttttttttagaaaaagcataATCAAGTGGAGAAGCAGTTGATCTGGTTTCTGCTCACCACACTTTTGAGAAGCTTCAAGGTGCAGACTGGGCGGCCACTGGGTAGTACCCACCCTAGGGGCGGCAGCCTTCCTCACTGCAGGGTGACAGCAGGCAACAGACAGAACATCTCAAACTGCACACGAGTGACCTGCTGTTCTCCATCCTGACATTGCCTGGAGAGTCATTTTGACTCCTCCCTCTAGTTTCCCATCTATTTGTTGACACCAGGTTAGACAAAAAATCTCGGTTGGTCTCCACTAAACGTCTCTGGGCATGCCTATCCATTTCGGTCCCACCACCACTGCCCTAGACCTGAATGACAGCGACTTCCTCGCTGACGTCCCTGGCTGAGAGCTTTCTCTACTCCAATACATCCTTCCTGCCAGTGCCAGATTCTATCTTTTATGACCATGTTCATCTTGCTCAAAACCTCACATGGCCTCTTATTTCCTATACAGACATCCATGTTCCTTTGGGAGACTATGGAGGCCCCTgtgccctctccttcccaccagcccaTCACCCCAGCACCCCCAAACGTGGGCTCTCGGCTGGAGGCTGACAGTGCTCCCCTCTTCACTTCAGTCCACCCTTGGCTGTCTGCCCATTTTGCCGGGTCATCTGGAATCCCGTCCTATTCCATCTTTCTATCCCACCCACTCCTCAAGTTCTTACTCAAGCCCCACCACTGGGCAAGGGCGGCAGGACAGATG from Phyllostomus discolor isolate MPI-MPIP mPhyDis1 chromosome 1, mPhyDis1.pri.v3, whole genome shotgun sequence encodes:
- the LOC114493370 gene encoding dehydrogenase/reductase SDR family member 4-like 2 isoform X2; the protein is MYKVGLLLGVCARSWKSIRMASSKVARRDPLANKVALVTASTEGIGLAIARRLAQDGARVVISSRKQQNVDRAVAALQGEGLSVTGTVCHVGKAEDRERLVAMILDINVKATALMTKAVVPEMEKRGSGSIVIVASIAAYSPFPALGPYNVSKTALLGLTKNLAIELAQRNIRVNALAPGLIKTNFSKVARQARGLCRHCVFPVLRRCQLHHWGNSGSGWRGTIPPLSTWREPTRTEIGLQHLVQFLHSWTGLFPPLPIILLSLYPTPTPPPNQFCPVTRSSLPCCQGLVL
- the LOC114493370 gene encoding dehydrogenase/reductase SDR family member 4-like 2 isoform X1 translates to MYKVGLLLGVCARSWKSIRMASSKVARRDPLANKVALVTASTEGIGLAIARRLAQDGARVVISSRKQQNVDRAVAALQGEGLSVTGTVCHVGKAEDRERLVAMAVKLHGGIDILVSNAAVNPFFGNLMDVPEEVWDKILDINVKATALMTKAVVPEMEKRGSGSIVIVASIAAYSPFPALGPYNVSKTALLGLTKNLAIELAQRNIRVNALAPGLIKTNFSKVARQARGLCRHCVFPVLRRCQLHHWGNSGSGWRGTIPPLSTWREPTRTEIGLQHLVQFLHSWTGLFPPLPIILLSLYPTPTPPPNQFCPVTRSSLPCCQGLVL
- the LOC114493370 gene encoding 3beta-hydroxysteroid dehydrogenase 2 isoform X5; this encodes MYKVGLLLGVCARSWKSIRMASSKVARRDPLANKVALVTASTEGIGLAIARRLAQDGARVVISSRKQQNVDRAVAALQGEGLSVTGTVCHVGKAEDRERLVAMAVKLHGGIDILVSNAAVNPFFGNLMDVPEEVWDKKWLNSDCGLHSSLQPISFVDGQGERGCDKRSPADTKARQARGLCRHCVFPVLRRCQLHHWGNSGSGWRGTIPPLSTWREPTRTEIGLQHLVQFLHSWTGLFPPLPIILLSLYPTPTPPPNQFCPVTRSSLPCCQGLVL
- the LOC114493370 gene encoding dehydrogenase/reductase SDR family member 4 isoform X3, with the protein product MYKVGLLLGVCARSWKSIRMASSKVARRDPLANKVALVTASTEGIGLAIARRLAQDGARVVISSRKQQNVDRAVAALQGEGLSVTGTVCHVGKAEDRERLVAMAVKLHGGIDILVSNAAVNPFFGNLMDVPEEVWDKILDINVKATALMTKAVVPEMEKRGSGSIVIVASIAAYSPFPALGPYNVSKTALLGLTKNLAIELAQRNIRVNALAPGLIKTNFSKVLWMDKAREDAIKEALRIRRLGKPEDCAGIVSFLCSEDASYITGETVVVGGGAPSHL
- the LOC114493370 gene encoding dehydrogenase/reductase SDR family member 4 isoform X4, whose amino-acid sequence is MYKVGLLLGVCARSWKSIRMASSKVARRDPLANKVALVTASTEGIGLAIARRLAQDGARVVISSRKQQNVDRAVAALQGEGLSVTGTVCHVGKAEDRERLVAMILDINVKATALMTKAVVPEMEKRGSGSIVIVASIAAYSPFPALGPYNVSKTALLGLTKNLAIELAQRNIRVNALAPGLIKTNFSKVLWMDKAREDAIKEALRIRRLGKPEDCAGIVSFLCSEDASYITGETVVVGGGAPSHL